The Mycolicibacterium flavescens genome has a segment encoding these proteins:
- a CDS encoding virulence factor Mce family protein — translation MLKYRAPSLIRAGFIGVVVIVLIIAVGLQPERLWSWATAVRYQALFTEAGGLTPGNDVKVSGMTVGSVSDVSLDKGKALVTFTVDGKVRVGSQTTAHIRTGTLLGERTLALEPAGDDRVKPLYVIPLSRTSSPYSLTEAVSEFTANTTDTDTASVNQALDTLADTIDRIAPQLGPTFDGLSRLSRSLNGRDESLGRLLKSAADVTGVLSERSEQLNTLILNANDLMGVLENRRYAIVSLLANTSAVAQQLTGLVHDNEQELAPTLQKLNAVYEMLERNRDNIAKALSGLAKYQVTQGEAVNNGFYYNAFVGNLLPAQSLQPFLDYALGYRRGVNAGQPPDNAGPRAEFPFPYNGIPGGSR, via the coding sequence ATGCTGAAATACCGTGCCCCCTCGCTGATTCGAGCCGGATTCATCGGCGTTGTGGTTATCGTCCTGATCATCGCCGTGGGGCTGCAACCGGAGCGGCTGTGGTCGTGGGCCACCGCCGTCAGATATCAGGCGCTGTTCACCGAGGCCGGCGGTCTGACACCGGGCAACGACGTGAAGGTCTCGGGTATGACGGTCGGCTCGGTGTCCGATGTGTCCCTGGACAAGGGCAAGGCGCTCGTGACGTTCACCGTCGACGGAAAGGTCCGCGTCGGATCCCAGACCACCGCGCACATCCGCACCGGCACTCTGCTGGGGGAGCGCACGCTGGCCCTGGAACCGGCGGGCGATGACCGGGTGAAGCCGCTGTACGTCATCCCGCTGTCGAGGACCTCTTCGCCGTACTCGCTGACCGAGGCGGTCAGCGAGTTCACCGCGAACACGACCGACACCGACACCGCGTCGGTGAACCAGGCCCTCGACACGCTGGCCGACACGATCGACCGGATCGCGCCGCAACTCGGACCAACCTTCGACGGGCTGAGCCGGCTGTCACGCTCACTGAACGGACGCGACGAGTCGCTGGGCCGGCTACTCAAGAGCGCCGCCGACGTCACGGGTGTGCTGTCCGAGCGCAGCGAGCAGCTGAACACCTTGATCCTCAACGCCAACGACCTGATGGGTGTTCTCGAGAACCGTCGGTACGCGATCGTCAGCCTGCTCGCCAACACCTCGGCCGTCGCCCAGCAGTTGACCGGTCTGGTGCACGACAACGAGCAGGAACTGGCGCCGACGTTGCAGAAGCTCAACGCGGTCTATGAGATGCTCGAGCGCAACCGCGACAACATCGCCAAGGCCCTGTCCGGCTTGGCCAAGTACCAGGTGACTCAGGGTGAGGCCGTCAACAACGGGTTCTACTACAACGCGTTTGTCGGCAACCTCCTGCCCGCGCAGTCGCTGCAACCGTTCCTCGACTATGCGCTCGGCTATCGCCGCGGGGTGAACGCCGGTCAGCCGCCGGACAATGCGGGGCCACGAGCCGAATTCCCGTTCCCGTACAACGGTATTCCGGGAGGGTCGCGATGA
- a CDS encoding virulence factor Mce family protein, producing the protein MIGRKPLTTTLLVVLVGLLVAGTGVVVRQSYFGPRTITAYFASATAIYPGDEVRVAGVRVGTIESIEPDGAQARMRLSVDRDVPIPAEAKAVIVAQNLVSARYVQLAPAYETSGPTLPDDAVIGVDRTAVPVEWDEVKEQLTRLATDLGPSGDISTTSVSRFIDSAANAMDGNGDKLRETITQLAQVGRILADGSGDIVDVIVNLQTFVNALRDSNAQIVQFQDRLATVSSVVDSSRSDLDAALTYLAEAVGEVQRFIAGSRDQTAEQIQRLGAVTQNLADNRLALENVLHVAPNAIGNGYNIYNPDTGTMIGGFALANFANPVQLVCSAIGAVKNATAPEASKACAEYLGPALRLLNFNYLPMPFNAYLQKSPSPDNLIYSDPALAPGGAGGAPVPPEAAPAVSAYTGAGDVPPPAGWATPPGLPGAYAPHGLPAAPQPALFPGAPVPPGPPTTASQPTTLEEMLMPAEAPAPPATPMGPS; encoded by the coding sequence ATGATCGGTCGCAAACCCCTGACCACTACGCTGCTGGTGGTCCTGGTGGGCCTGCTCGTCGCCGGAACCGGTGTGGTGGTTCGGCAGTCGTATTTCGGTCCCAGGACCATCACCGCGTACTTCGCCTCCGCGACCGCGATCTATCCGGGTGACGAGGTACGCGTCGCGGGGGTGCGGGTGGGCACCATCGAGTCGATCGAGCCCGACGGAGCACAAGCCCGTATGCGGCTGTCCGTCGACCGTGACGTGCCGATCCCGGCCGAGGCCAAGGCGGTGATAGTCGCGCAGAACCTGGTGTCGGCGCGCTACGTTCAGCTCGCCCCCGCCTACGAGACCAGCGGCCCGACGCTCCCCGATGACGCCGTCATCGGCGTCGACCGGACCGCGGTGCCCGTCGAGTGGGACGAGGTCAAGGAGCAACTGACGCGGCTTGCAACGGATCTCGGCCCCAGCGGCGACATCTCGACGACCTCGGTCAGCCGCTTCATCGACAGCGCGGCCAACGCTATGGACGGCAACGGCGACAAGCTCCGCGAGACCATCACCCAGCTGGCACAGGTCGGCCGGATCCTCGCCGATGGCAGCGGCGACATCGTCGATGTGATCGTGAACCTCCAGACCTTCGTCAACGCACTGCGCGACAGCAACGCGCAGATCGTGCAGTTCCAGGACCGCCTCGCCACGGTGAGCAGCGTCGTCGATTCGAGCAGGTCCGATCTCGACGCCGCTCTCACCTATCTCGCCGAAGCCGTCGGCGAGGTGCAGCGGTTCATCGCGGGAAGCAGAGATCAGACCGCCGAACAGATCCAGCGCCTCGGCGCCGTCACACAGAATCTCGCCGACAATCGACTGGCCCTGGAGAACGTGCTCCACGTCGCGCCCAACGCGATCGGCAACGGATACAACATCTACAACCCCGACACCGGCACCATGATCGGCGGCTTCGCGTTGGCGAACTTCGCCAACCCGGTGCAACTGGTGTGCTCGGCGATCGGGGCGGTCAAGAACGCCACGGCGCCCGAGGCGTCGAAGGCATGCGCGGAATACCTCGGGCCCGCACTGCGATTGCTCAATTTCAACTATCTGCCGATGCCCTTCAACGCCTACCTGCAGAAGTCGCCGAGCCCGGACAACCTGATCTATTCGGATCCCGCGCTGGCACCCGGGGGAGCCGGCGGCGCTCCGGTACCCCCAGAAGCCGCGCCGGCGGTATCGGCGTACACCGGCGCCGGTGACGTGCCGCCGCCGGCGGGGTGGGCCACTCCGCCGGGCCTGCCCGGCGCCTACGCACCGCACGGACTGCCGGCCGCGCCGCAACCCGCCCTGTTCCCGGGTGCGCCGGTTCCTCCGGGCCCACCCACGACGGCCTCGCAGCCGACGACTCTCGAGGAGATGTTGATGCCCGCCGAGGCACCGGCGCCGCCGGCGACCCCGATGGGGCCGTCATGA